Within Kutzneria chonburiensis, the genomic segment TCGTGGAGTGGGTGCCGTTCAACGAGGGCTGGGGCGAGTTCTCGCCGGCCGCGGTGACCGACCAGGTCAAGGCCTGGGACCCGAGCCGGCTCGTGAACAACAACAGCGGCCTGAACTGCTGTTACTCCTTCGACGGCGGCAACGGCGACGTCTACGACAACCACGCCTACGTCGGCCCCGGCAACCCGATCCCGAGCGACACGCGGGCCGCGGTCGACGGCGAGTTCGGCGGCCTCGGACTGATCGCGCCGGGCCACGAGTGGCAGCCCGGCCATGGCGGCAGCTACGAGATGGAGCCGGACAAGGCCACGCTGACCAGCCGATACGTCGAGCTGCTGAACAAGGTCAAGGACTGCGAGGTCAAGTGCGGGCTGTCGGCGGCCATCTACACCCAGGCCACCGACGTGGAGAACGAGGTCAACGGCCTGTTCACCTACGACCGCAAGGTGCTCAAGCCGGATCAGGCCCAGGTCCGGGCGGTGAACAAGGCGGTCATCGCCGCGTCCGGGCAGGCCACGCAGCCGACACCGCCGCCGCCTGGCACGCCCGGCCTGACCGGCGTCGGCTCCTGGCCGCTGGACGGTGTCGGCGACGACTCCTCGGGTCACGGCCACGCGCTGGCGTTGCAGAACGGTCCGGTGTGGACGGACGGCCACAGCGGGCAGGCGCTGGAACTCAACGGTGCCAACCAGTGGGCCGACACCAATTCGTCCATTCTGGACACGACGACCGACTATTCGGTGGCGGCCTGGGTGCGGCTGGACAAGACCGGGCGGTTCGCCACGGCGGTCAGCCAGGACCGCGGTGACGGCATCAGCGAGTTCTTCCTCCAGTACTCGGCCCAGGACAACCGGTTGGCCTTCAGCACGCCGACCATCCGGGCGCTGGGACCGACTCCGCAGGTCGGGGTCTGGTACCACCTGGTCGGTGAGTACGACTCGGTGCACTCGCAGCTCCGCCTGTACGTGAACGGCCAGCTCGCCGGCACCGCGCCGTACTGCCCGGGCGAGGCCGCCGTCGGCCACACGGTGCTCGGGCGGGCGCTCTACAACAAGGCCCAGGTCGACTTCTGGCCCGGCGCGCTGGACGGCGTGCACGTCTACGACCGGGCGCTGTCGGCGGCCGAGATCGATCAGCTGTACCGGTCGGACACCTGATCGGACAAACATTGCGTGACCGCTTGACAGCAAAACGCAGTTCTCCGTTAGTTTGATGCGAAGCGGGTAGAAGGGATGTTGACGATGAAGTCTTCCCTTGGGGCGGTAGCCGCGGTCGCCGCACTACTGGTGCTCTCCGGATGCGCCAACCCGGAGAACAACGGCGGCGGCGGCTCCGGCGCGACCGGCGGCGGGCAGCAGACCGCGTCCAACTCGTCCGGACCCACCTGCACGCTGGACGCCTACGGCGCCACGAAGGTGGACTTCAGCAAGGCCGTCATCGGCTTCTCGCAGTCCGAGGCCGAGGCCAACCCGTTCCGGATCACCGAGACCCAGTCGATCACCGACGAGGCCCAGAAGCAGGGCGTGCAGCTGCTCAAGCGCAACGCCAACTCCAACCTGAGCCAGCAGATCTCCGACATCCAGGGTCTGCTGGCCCAGGGCGCGAACCTGCTGGTGGTGGCCCCGCTGAACTCGGAGGGCCTCGAGCCGGCGCTGAAGGCGGCCCGGGACAAGAAGGTCCCGGTGGTCACCATCGACCGCAAGCTGTCCTCGGCCACCCCGTGCAAGGACTACCTCACGTTCATCGGCTCGGACTTCGTGGCCCAGGGCAAGCGGGCGGCGACCCAGCTGGTGAAGGCGACCAACGGCACGGCCAAGGTGGCGATCCTGCTCGGCGCCACCGGCAACAACGTGACCACCGACCGCACCAGCGGCTTCACCGACTACCTGAAGGCCAACGCCGCAGGCGTGCAGGTCGTCGCCCAGCAGACCGGCGACTTCACCCGGGAGAAGGGCCAGTCGGTGACCGAGCAGCTGCTCCAGGCCCACCCGGACATCACCGCGATCTACGCCGAGAACGACGAGATGGCGCTGGGCGCGGTGACCGCGATCAACGGCGCCGGCAAGAAACCCGGCACCGACATCAAGGTGTTCTCGGTGGACGGCACCCGCAACGTGGTGCAGGGCATCGTCAACGGGCAGATCAACGGGGACGTCGAGTCCAACCCCCGGTTCGGCCCACTGGCCCTGTCCACGCTGAAGGACTTCCTCGACGGCAAGGCGATCCCGCAGACGATCACCATCCAGGACAAGGAGTACGACAGCGCCAACGCCGCCGCCCAGGTAGGCAGCGCCTACTGAGCGGTCCCGACTGTCCGGCCGGCAGTGCGCGCCGGCCGGACAGTCGTATTTCTCGCACGAGGAGGCTCGATTGCTCAGAGCGGTCGGGGTGAGCAAGCACTTCGCCGGTGTGCAGGCGCTGCGGGAGGTGGATTTCGAGCTGCGCCCCGGCCAGGTGCACACCCTGGTCGGCGAGAACGGGGCCGGCAAGTCCACCCTGATCAAGGTGCTGACCGGCGTGTACCAACCGGATGCCGGACGGCTGGAGCTGGACGGCGAGCCGGTGTCGTTCTCGCGGCCGCTGGACGCGCAGGCCGCCGGGATCAGCACGGTGTACCAGGAGGTCAACCTGGTGCCGTCGATGTCGGTGGCGCAGAACCTGTTCCTGGGCCACGAGCCTCGCAATCGCTTGCGGCTCATCGACTTCCCGGGCATGCAGGCACAGGCCCGGGAGCTGTTGTCGGAGCTGGGCATCAGCGTGGATCCGCGGCGGCAGCTGCGCACTCTGGGGCTTGGCGTGCAGCAGATGATCGCGGTGGCGCGGGCGGTGCGGGCCCGGGCCAAAGTCGTGATCATGGACGAGCCGAGCTCGTCGCTGGAACCCCGTGAGGTGGAAACGCTGTTCGCGGTGATCCGGCGGCTGCACGAGCGGGACGTGGCCGTGCTCTACGTCAGCCATCGGCTCGAGGAGCTGTACCAGATCTGCGACACCGTCACGGTTCTGCGCGACGGCCGTGTCGTCCACAGTGGACCGCTGGCCGATATCGGGCGGCTGGAGCTGGTGGCGACCATGCTCGGCCGGGAGCTGTCCGGCGACCGTACGGTGTTCGCCGGCGAGCACCACAGCACCGACGCAACCGTGTTGCGCGGCAAGGGCTTGCGCCGCCGGACCGTGCTCGACGGGGTGGACCTGACCGTGCATCCCGGCGAGATCGTCGGGCTCGGTGGGCTGCTGGGCTCCGGCCGTACCGAGACGATGAAGGCCCTGGTCGGCTTGCAGCCCTTGGACTCCGGCGAGATCGAGGTCGCCGGCCAGCGCGTCCGCGCCGGCTCCACGCCCGCCGCCATCCGGGCCGGTCTCGTGCTCGTGCCGGAGGACCGCAAGGCCGAGGGCATCATCCCCAATCTCTCCGTACGGGAGAACATCGTGCTGGCCGCGCTGCCCCGATTGTCGGTCGCCGGCATTGTCTCCAAACGGAAACAGCGCGAGATCGTGGACACCTTCATGCGCCGCCTGCGCATCAAGGCGGCCAGCCCGGAGCAGAAGGTCGGCGAGCTGTCCGGCGGCAACCAGCAGAAGGTGATGCTGGCCCGGTGGTTGGCCATGAGCCCCAAGGTGCTGCTGCTCGACGAGCCAACCCGCGGCATCGACGTCGGGGCCAAGGCCGAGGTGCAGGCCCTGGTCGACGAGCTCGCCGGGCAGGGCCTCGGCATCGTGCTGGTGTCCAGCGACCTGGAGGAGTTGGTGGAGGGCGCGGACCGGGTGGTCGTGTTGCGGGAAGGGGCGTCGGTGGCCGAGCTGACCGGCGACCAGGTCACGGTCGACGGCGTGATGGCGGTGATCGCCGATGACCATTAGTCCGTTGCTGAAACGCACGGCCATTCGGGACTACGGCGTCTATCTGGCGCTGGTGGTGCTGGTCGTCATCAACGTGGTCATCACGCCGAGCTTCCTGACCGGCGACAACCTCCGCACGCAGCTGGTGCAGGTGGTGCCGGTGCTCGTGGTGGCGCTGGGCATGGCGCTGGTGATCGGCACCGAGGGCATCGATCTCTCGGTGGGCTCGGTGATGGCCATCGCGGCGGCGTTGTTGCCGCTCTACCTCGGTTATGGCGTGGTGGCGTCGATCCTGGTCTGCCTCATCGCCGGTGCGGCAGCCGGGTTGTTGAACGGCTCCCTGGTGACCTTCGCCGGCGTGCAACCCATCGTGGCGACGTTGGCGTTGCTGGTGGGCGGGCGAGGGCTGGCGCTGGTGATCGCCAACGGCCAGCTCAAGCAGCTGTACAACCCGGACCTGTTGGCCTTGGGCACGTCCTCGGTCATCGGCATCCCGTTGACGGTGTTGGTCGCGCTGGTGCTGGTGATCATCGTGGCGCTGCTGGTGGAGCGCACGACGTTCGGCCGGCAGTTGGTGGCCGTCGGCGGCAACCGCCGGGCGGCGGAGTTCGCCGGCCTGCCGGTGAAAAGGACGCTGCTCACGGTCTACATGCTGTCCGGCGTGTTCGCGGCGATCGCCGGCGTGCTGGCCAGCGCCCGACTGACCGCCAGCGACCCGTCCAGCCTCGGCCTGCTGATCGAGCTGTCGGCGATCACCGCGGTCGTGGTCGGCGGCACACCGCTGACCGGCGGCCGGGTCCGGGTGATCGGCACGGTGGCCGGCGCGCTGCTGATGCAGCTGATCTCGGCCACGTTGATCAAGCATGACGTGCCGGCCTCGGTCACGCAGATGCTGGAGGCGGCCCTGATCGCCGCAGCCGTGCTGGTGCAGCGGGAAAGGCGGAACGGTAAATGATCGTCCGTCTGCAACGCCAGGGCGCGCTGGTGGTGCTGGTCATCCTGCTCGCGCTGGGCGGACTGCTGTTCCGCACCTTCCTCACCACCTACACGCTGGGCAATCTGGCCGTGCAGGCCAGTTTCCTGGCGATGATCGCGCTGGGCATGACACTGGTGATCATCAGCGGTGGCATCGACCTGTCGGTCGGCTCGGTGTACGCACTGTCGGGCGTGCTCGCGGCGTACGGCTCGACGCGCTGGGGCCTTGCCGGCGCGCTGATCCTTCCGCTGCTGGTCAGCGGGGTGATCGGGCTGATCCAAGGCACGTTGATCGCGCGCCTGCGGATGGCGCCGTTCATCGTGACGCTGTGCGGGCTGCTGTTTGCCCGCGGCCTGCTCCAGCTGATCACCAGCGAGGGCTCGACCACCTACCTGGTGCCGCCCGGTTCCGCGTTCCGGTGGCTGGGTGACGGGACCGTGCTGGTGGTGATCGCGGTCATCGCCTATCTGGTCGGAGGCGTTGTGCTGCAACGCACACCGTTCGGCATGCGGCTGTTCGCGGTGGGCGGCAACGAGGACGCGGCCTCGCTGATGGGATTGCCGGTGGCCCGCACCAAGATCAGCGTGTACGTGGTCTCCGGGCTGCTGGCCGGCTGCGCCGGGGTGATGTCGGCCGCGCAGCTGGGTTCCGGCGTGACGGTGATCGGGGTGGGCCTCGAGCTGAACGCCATCGCCGCGGTGGTGATCGGCGGCACCATGCTCACCGGCGGCAGTGGCGCGGTCAGCGGCACGCTGGCCGGAGTGGCCCTGCTGTTCGTGATCCAGGAGCTGATCAACCAGCTCGGGCGGTTCAACTCGAACATGCAGAACGTGGTCAGCGGCGCGGTGCTGGTGGTGGTCGTGGTGCTGCAGACCCTGCTGTCGCGAGCCCGGCGGTAGGACTTGTTTCGACTTCGGCCGGAATCAGCCGCGCAGCAGCATCAGCTCGATCGGGTCGACCCGGTCGAAGTTGGCGCTGGCCGAGCGGCCGAGCTCGTCGGCCATGGCCTGGTCGCCACGGCCGGCCGCGCGCAGCGCCTCGGCCGCCAGGGCCAGGCCGTTCAGCAGCTCGATGCGGCTCTCCGCGGTGCCTTCGTCCTCCGGTACAACCGCGTTGAGCAGCACGTCGACCACGAGGTCGGCGGCATCGGCAGCCTCATGGAACGTGGTCGCCATCACAGGACTCCCTCAGAAATGACCGGAGCCCCGCACGGGGGTGAGCGGGGCTCCGGCACTGGACCCGCCGCTCAGGGGGAGGGAGCGGCGGGGGTCTCGGTGTGCCTTCAACGATACGACCGTCCGGCCGTCATGGGCCAAAACATGGAGTAAATCACTGTGACCGTGACCGAATCCGTGTCCACATCGAGGGAACGGGTGCGGACTCGCGGTCCGCGTGATGGGCTTGTCACGCAGAGTGGGCCCAAGGGAATTCCAACTGAAGGGGTGGACGTGATGCGCGGGTACAGCCGGCGTGGGTTCCTCGGGATGGCGGGCGGCGTCACAGCGGCCGGGCTGCTGGCGGCGTGCGGCTCGAACACCGGCCGCGGCAACGGCAACAGCGGCGAAACGATCGAGCAGTGGTACCACGCCTACGGCGAGGCCGGCGTGCAGCAGGCGGTCGAGCGCTACGCCAAGGCGTACGACAAGGCCACGGTCCACGTGCAGTGGAATCCCGGCGACTACGACTCGAAGATCGCCAGCGCGTTGGCGGCCAGCAACGGGCCGGATGTGTTCGAGTCCACGCTGCGGGTGGACATGGTCCGCAGCAAGCAGATCGTGTCCCTGGACGACCTGCTGGGCGACGCCCGCAGCGACTTCACGGAGTCGGTGTTGGCCAGCCACACCGTTGACGGGCAGGTCTACGGCATCCCGCAGTCGGTCGACATGCAGATGCTGTTCTACCGCAAGAGCCTGCTGCAGAAGGCCGGCGTGCAGCCGCCGCGCAGCGTCGACGAGCTGATCGACGCGGCCCACAAGCTGACCACCACCAAGGTGAAGGGCCTGTTCCTGGGCAATGACGGCGGCGTCGGCGTGCTGGGCGGCCCGCTGCTGTGGTCGGCCGGCCTGGACTACCTGACGCCGGACAACAAGGTCGGTTTCGACGACCCGCTGGCCGCCGAGTCCGTCGGCAAGCTGCGGACCCTGTTCACCAGCAACAGCTTGCTGCTCGGCGCGCCGGCCGACTGGTCCGACCCGTCGGCCTTCGTGCAGGGCCTGACGGCCATGCAGTGGACCGGGTTGTGGACCGTGCCGGCCGTGCAGAAGGCCCTGGGCGACGACTTCGGTGTGCTGCCGTGGCCGGCGCTGAACGCCGCCGGCAAGGCTTCGGTGCCCTTCGGCGCGTACGGGTCGATGGTCAGCGCCAAGAGCAAGAAGATCGACGCGGCCAAGAAGTACGTGCAGTGGCTGTGGGTGGAGCGCGGCGACTTCCAGCAGGACTTCGACCTCAGCTACGGCTTCCACATCCCGGCCCGCAAGAGCCTGGCCGCCAAGGCCGACAAGCTGAAGTCGGGGGTGGCGGCCGATGCCGTGCGCTTCGTGCAGGACCTGGGCAAGCCGTCCAACCCGCCGGCCTGGACGGCCAAGATGCAGCTGGCCCTGAGCGACTCGCTGAACAAGATCGTCCGCAGCGGGGCCAACGCCACGACCGAGCTGAAGAACACGGTCGCCGCCGTGCAGGACGAGCTGAGGCGAATCAACGGATGACCAGGCGCGCTGGCGCATTCTGGCTGTTCGTGGGCCCTTTCCTCATCGGGTTGCTGATCTTCAACTACATCCCGATCGGCTGGAGCGCCTACCTCAGCTTCTTCGACGCGCAGGGCACCGTCACCCCGGACACCTTCGTCGGCCTGCGCAACTACGCCGACATGCTGACCGGGCCGTTCGCCCAGAGCCTGCTGACGTTCAGCGTGTTCGCGCTGTTCATCGTGCCGCTGACGTTCGCGCTGGCGCTGGGCCTGGCCGTTGCGGTCAACCGGATCCGGTTCGCGCGGGCCTTCTTCCGCTCGGTGTTCTTCCTGCCGACCGCCTGCTCGTACGTGGTGGCGGCGATGGTGTGGAAG encodes:
- a CDS encoding ABC transporter permease; this translates as MLKRTAIRDYGVYLALVVLVVINVVITPSFLTGDNLRTQLVQVVPVLVVALGMALVIGTEGIDLSVGSVMAIAAALLPLYLGYGVVASILVCLIAGAAAGLLNGSLVTFAGVQPIVATLALLVGGRGLALVIANGQLKQLYNPDLLALGTSSVIGIPLTVLVALVLVIIVALLVERTTFGRQLVAVGGNRRAAEFAGLPVKRTLLTVYMLSGVFAAIAGVLASARLTASDPSSLGLLIELSAITAVVVGGTPLTGGRVRVIGTVAGALLMQLISATLIKHDVPASVTQMLEAALIAAAVLVQRERRNGK
- a CDS encoding ABC transporter permease, which encodes MIVRLQRQGALVVLVILLALGGLLFRTFLTTYTLGNLAVQASFLAMIALGMTLVIISGGIDLSVGSVYALSGVLAAYGSTRWGLAGALILPLLVSGVIGLIQGTLIARLRMAPFIVTLCGLLFARGLLQLITSEGSTTYLVPPGSAFRWLGDGTVLVVIAVIAYLVGGVVLQRTPFGMRLFAVGGNEDAASLMGLPVARTKISVYVVSGLLAGCAGVMSAAQLGSGVTVIGVGLELNAIAAVVIGGTMLTGGSGAVSGTLAGVALLFVIQELINQLGRFNSNMQNVVSGAVLVVVVVLQTLLSRARR
- a CDS encoding ABC transporter substrate-binding protein produces the protein MKSSLGAVAAVAALLVLSGCANPENNGGGGSGATGGGQQTASNSSGPTCTLDAYGATKVDFSKAVIGFSQSEAEANPFRITETQSITDEAQKQGVQLLKRNANSNLSQQISDIQGLLAQGANLLVVAPLNSEGLEPALKAARDKKVPVVTIDRKLSSATPCKDYLTFIGSDFVAQGKRAATQLVKATNGTAKVAILLGATGNNVTTDRTSGFTDYLKANAAGVQVVAQQTGDFTREKGQSVTEQLLQAHPDITAIYAENDEMALGAVTAINGAGKKPGTDIKVFSVDGTRNVVQGIVNGQINGDVESNPRFGPLALSTLKDFLDGKAIPQTITIQDKEYDSANAAAQVGSAY
- a CDS encoding ABC transporter substrate-binding protein, producing MRGYSRRGFLGMAGGVTAAGLLAACGSNTGRGNGNSGETIEQWYHAYGEAGVQQAVERYAKAYDKATVHVQWNPGDYDSKIASALAASNGPDVFESTLRVDMVRSKQIVSLDDLLGDARSDFTESVLASHTVDGQVYGIPQSVDMQMLFYRKSLLQKAGVQPPRSVDELIDAAHKLTTTKVKGLFLGNDGGVGVLGGPLLWSAGLDYLTPDNKVGFDDPLAAESVGKLRTLFTSNSLLLGAPADWSDPSAFVQGLTAMQWTGLWTVPAVQKALGDDFGVLPWPALNAAGKASVPFGAYGSMVSAKSKKIDAAKKYVQWLWVERGDFQQDFDLSYGFHIPARKSLAAKADKLKSGVAADAVRFVQDLGKPSNPPAWTAKMQLALSDSLNKIVRSGANATTELKNTVAAVQDELRRING
- a CDS encoding sugar ABC transporter ATP-binding protein; translated protein: MLRAVGVSKHFAGVQALREVDFELRPGQVHTLVGENGAGKSTLIKVLTGVYQPDAGRLELDGEPVSFSRPLDAQAAGISTVYQEVNLVPSMSVAQNLFLGHEPRNRLRLIDFPGMQAQARELLSELGISVDPRRQLRTLGLGVQQMIAVARAVRARAKVVIMDEPSSSLEPREVETLFAVIRRLHERDVAVLYVSHRLEELYQICDTVTVLRDGRVVHSGPLADIGRLELVATMLGRELSGDRTVFAGEHHSTDATVLRGKGLRRRTVLDGVDLTVHPGEIVGLGGLLGSGRTETMKALVGLQPLDSGEIEVAGQRVRAGSTPAAIRAGLVLVPEDRKAEGIIPNLSVRENIVLAALPRLSVAGIVSKRKQREIVDTFMRRLRIKAASPEQKVGELSGGNQQKVMLARWLAMSPKVLLLDEPTRGIDVGAKAEVQALVDELAGQGLGIVLVSSDLEELVEGADRVVVLREGASVAELTGDQVTVDGVMAVIADDH